From Primulina tabacum isolate GXHZ01 chromosome 2, ASM2559414v2, whole genome shotgun sequence, one genomic window encodes:
- the LOC142534107 gene encoding cytokinin dehydrogenase 2-like, whose product MAYKGVVVEMASLSRNGSGVRVSWSPSSGFYADVGGEELWIDVLRETLKHGVTPVSWTDYLYLTEGGTLSNAGISGQSFLHGPQISNVLELDVITGKGQLITCSRKDESELFYAVLGGLGRFGTVWHHNKSKNRLGQSTN is encoded by the exons ATGGCATACAAAGGAGTGGTCGTGGAGATGGCCTCTTTGAGTAGAAACGGGAGTGGGGTTAGGGTTTCTTGGAGCCCTTCTTCAGGGTTTTATGCAGATGTTGGAGGCGAAGAGCTTTGGATCGACGTTTTACGCGAGACGTTGAAACATGGGGTTACTCCTGTTTCTTGGACTGATTATTTGTATCTAACTGAGGGAGGAACACTCTCTAATGCTGGAATCAGTGGGCAGTCATTTTTACATGGCCCTCAAATCAGCAATGTCCTTGAACTTGATGTTATTACTG gtaaaGGGCAGCTTATAACATGCTCAAGGAAGGATGAATCAGAGCTGTTCTATGCAGTTCTTGGAGGTTTGGGACGGTTTGGGACAGTTTGGCATCATAACAAGAGCAAGAATCGTCTTGGCCAAAGCACCAACTAA